The window GTACACCGTCACGGCGTTGTCGTCCTGCACGAAGACGCCGGTGCGGACCGACGCCGTGATCCCGCCCCTGTAGGTGAGCTGCGCGACGGTCCACTCGTCGACGCCGGTCGGCCCGAGGGTCCCGGTGGCGGTGAGCTCCGTCGGCTCGGCGACGGCGACACCGGTCGCGGCCTGCACGATCGCGGCGGCCATCGTCACCGGGTACCCGCCGACGTCGAGGATCCCGCCGCCGGCGGTGTCGACGTCGAACAACCGGCCGGTCCGCTCGCCGGTGCGGAACGCGAACGAGGCGTCGATGTGCGTGACCTCGCCGACGACGCCGTCGCGCACGAGGTCGAGCAGTGCGGCGGTCTGCGGGTGGAAGCGGTACATGAACGCCTCGACCAGCGGCAGGCCGGCCTGGCGCGCAGCGTCGGCGAGCGCCATGGCGGTGCCGTGGTTCGGGGCGAGGGGCTTCTCGCACAGCACGGCCTTGCCGGCTTCGAGCGCGGCGAGGACGAGCCGGGCGTGACCGGTGTGCACCGTCGACACGTAGACGGCGTCGACGCGCGGGTCGGCGAGGACCTCGTCGTAGGTCGCGGCGGAGACGTCGGCGAACCCGAGCTGCGCGGCTTCGTCGGCGAAGGTCTGCGCCCGTTCGGTGGACGAGCTGCCGGCGGCGACCAGGGCACCACCGCTCGCGGGCAGCTGGGAGAGGAAGCGGCGGGCGATGCCCCCGGGGCCGAGGACGGCCCAGCCGGGGCGGTCGGCGACCGTCGGAGTCGTGGTGCTGGCGGTGTTCGCGGTCTGCGCTGACATGCGGATCCTTGTCGTCTCGTGAACCTTCACGGTCACGACGACGCTAGTGCCACACGCGCGGTGGATCAATGCGCGCGTGCTCCACACGGCGTGTCCCACGGAGCACGCTCCGAACCGCTTCGTGAGCGTTCACGGCCCGACGCTGACGAGTGGTGCCCGCAGCGTGCGCAACTCCTCCTAGACTCGTGCGCATGGCCAGTGCCCGCGACCGCGTCCTCGACAGCTTCGTCGCCATCGTGTGCGAGGACGGCGAACGTCCCGCGACGCTCGACGCCGTCGCCGCGCGCGCCGGTGTCTCCAAGGGCGGGTTGCTGTACCACTTCGGCTCCAAGGCGGCCCTGGTCGAGGGGCTGTGCGAGCGGCTGTCCGACCTGTCCGCCATCGACGTCGAGCGCATGGCCGAGGCCGAGGACGGCGCCGCCCGCTACTTCGTCCGCAACTGCCTGTTCGTCGGCAGCGAGCTCGACCTCGCGCTCCTCGCCGCGAGCCGCCTGCAGCAGGCCGGCTACGAAGAAGCGGGTCGCACCCTCGACGACACCGAGAACGCGTGGCTCGCGACCCTCGTCGACGCACTCCACGACGAACCGACCGCCCAGGCCGTCAAGCTCCTCGGTGACGGCCTGTACCACCAGGCCTCACTGGGGGCGGCGAGCGACGGTCGCCCGAAGCGCAGCACCGTCGACATGGAGGCACTGCTCGCCGTCGTGGACCGTCTGATCGCGACGAAGCCCGGCGCGTGAACGACCATCCCCGTTCCTGGGGATAGACTTGGCGACGTTCCACTCGTCGACACCCGGAGGTATCCCGTGGGCCGCGTCATCGCCGCTGTTTTCTCGATCCTGCTGCTGCTGGTGTCGATGTACCTGTTCGGGTTCGCATTCCAGGTCGACTCGGGTCAGGCGTTCGTCTTCATGGGCGGACTGATCCTGA of the Curtobacterium sp. TC1 genome contains:
- a CDS encoding TetR/AcrR family transcriptional regulator; translation: MASARDRVLDSFVAIVCEDGERPATLDAVAARAGVSKGGLLYHFGSKAALVEGLCERLSDLSAIDVERMAEAEDGAARYFVRNCLFVGSELDLALLAASRLQQAGYEEAGRTLDDTENAWLATLVDALHDEPTAQAVKLLGDGLYHQASLGAASDGRPKRSTVDMEALLAVVDRLIATKPGA